One Cucumis sativus cultivar 9930 chromosome 1, Cucumber_9930_V3, whole genome shotgun sequence DNA segment encodes these proteins:
- the LOC101209711 gene encoding uncharacterized protein LOC101209711 yields MTGGSLGLRSGSYGALDKQLNNVVSPIQTARKPSKMMKEKDYLFPWICKFVGRKKVGMLLLCVVSAAVFLWVLYVGKGEDTREGQHIQRVSINNSIVMTFRESSAEDIMDNSSSSMAKGIETSSLAPPPPPPPPPPPPPPPPPPPPALFLGYTLPPGHPCNNFALPPPPADKKRTGPRPCPVCYLPVEEAVALMPNASSDSPVLKKLDYIYEENLRRETEFGGSDFGGYPTIAQRTDSFDIRESMRVHCGFVGGIKPGRNTGFDINDDDLHDMEQCRGVVVASAIFGNFDVINQPTNISEYAKNTVCFFMFIDEETEASLKETGILESSKKIGLWRIIVVHNLPYKDARRTGKIPKLLVHRMFPNARYSLWIDGKLELVVDPYQLLERFLWRKNATFAISKHYKRFDVFMEADANKAAGKYDNASIDFQIDFYVKEGLTPYSEAKLPITSDVPEGCVILREHVPISNLFSCLWFNEVDRFTSRDQISFATVRDKIMAKTNWTINMFLDCERRNFVIQKYHRDVLEQKAQSAPMAVHPPPLPPSPPFSVLNPVNESSSDRVSSLPRKASPRRNRERRSRRHRKVAAGTKDNDSS; encoded by the exons ATGACTGGAGGGTCATTGGGACTTCGCTCAGGGAGTTACGGGGCATTGGATAAACAGTTGAATAACGTAGTTTCACCGATCCAAACAGCTCGTAAGCCTTCCAAAATGATGAAGGAGAAGGATTATCTGTTTCCTTGGATCTGTAAGTTCGTCGGTAGAAAGAAGGTTGGGATGCTGCTTCTTTGTGTTGTTTCTGCTGCGGTTTTCTTATGGGTACTCTACGTGGGCAAAG GTGAGGATACTCGAGAAGGACAGCATATCCAACGTGTCAGTATCAACAATAGTATAGTTATGACTTTCAGGGAATCTTCAGCTGAAGATATTATGGATAATAGTAGTAGTTCTATGGCAAAGGGGATAGAGACATCTTCATTGgctccacctccacctccgCCTCCGCCTCCGCCTCcgcctcctcctcctcctcctcctccaccaGCACTTTTCCTAGGTTACACTCTTCCACCAGGACACCCATGTAACAATTTTGCATTGCCTCCCCCACCTGCAGATAAAAAGAGAACTGGTCCGAGAC CATGTCCAGTATGTTACCTTCCCGTGGAAGAAGCTGTTGCCTTGATGCCAAATGCCTCGTCAGATTCACCCGTTCTTAAAAAAttggattatatttatgaGGAAAATTTAAGAAGAGAGACAGAGTTTGGAGGTTCAGACTTTGGTGGATATCCTACTATAGCTCAGAGGACAGATTCTTTTGACATAAGGGAGTCGATGAGGGTTCATTGTGG GTTTGTTGGAGGAATCAAACCTGGTCGTAACACAGGTTTTGATATCAATGATGATGACCTTCATGATATGGAACAGTGTCGTGGTGTAGTTGTTGCATCTGCAATATTTG GAAATTTTGATGTCATAAATCAGCCAACGAACATTAGTGAATATGCCAAGAACACTGTTTGCTTCTTCATGTTTATTGATGAAGAGACAGAAGCATCATTAAAGGAAACTGGTATCCTGGAAAGCAGCAAGAAAATTGGTTTATGGAGAATTATTGTGGTCCATAACTTACCTTACAAAGATGCACGGCGTACTGGAAAA ATTCCTAAACTTCTGGTCCACAGAATGTTTCCCAATGCTCGGTATTCTCTATGGATTGACGGCAAACTTGAGCTTGTTGTGGACCCATATCAACTTCTTGAAAG GTTCTTATGGAGAAAAAATGCTACATTTGCAATTTCTAAACACTACAAACGCTTTGATGTGTTTATGGAAGCTGATGCAAACAAAGCTGCCGGAAAGTATGATAATGCTTCTATCGACTTTCAGATTGACTTTTATGTGAAGGAAGGTTTGACTCCATATTCCGAAGCCAAGCTTCCCATTACAAGTG ATGTTCCAGAGGGATGCGTGATACTAAGAGAGCATGTACCCATTAGCAATTTGTTCAGTTGCCTTTGGTTCAATGAAGTCGATCGTTTTACATCACGAGATCAAATTAGTTTTGCTACTGTGAGGGACAAAATAATGGCCAAAACAAATTGGACAATCAATATGTTCTTGGACTGTGAAAGACGCAATTTCGTGATTCAG AAATATCATAGAGATGTACTTGAACAGAAGGCTCAATCTGCTCCCATGGCTGTCCATCCCCCACCACTTCCACCTTCTCCACCATTTTCTGTACTTAATCCCGTCAATGAGTCATCGTCCGATAGAGTATCAAGTTTACCAAGGAAGGCTTCCCCGAGGCGTAATCGAGAGAGGAGGTCTAGGCGTCATCGTAAAGTCGCTGCAGGTACAAAGGACAATGATTCGAGTTAA